The Channa argus isolate prfri chromosome 14, Channa argus male v1.0, whole genome shotgun sequence genome includes a window with the following:
- the chmp5a gene encoding charged multivesicular body protein 5: MNRIFGRGKPKAPPPNLSDCIGNVDARTESIEKKIGKLDAELLKYKDQLKKMRDGPSKNMVKQKAMRVLKQKRMYEGQREQLAQQSFNMEQANYTIQTLKDTKTTVEAMKIGAKEMKKAYKDVKLDQIDDLQDQLEDMMEEANEVQEALSRSYGTPEIDEDELEAELDALGDELLLDDDSSYLDEASAAPSIPEGIPSDSKTNKDGVLVDEFGLPQIPAT, translated from the exons ATGAACCGGATATTCGGACGCGGAAAGCCCAAAGCGCCTCCTCCGAATCTGTCGGACTGTATCGGGAAC GTGGATGCAAGGACAGAGTCGATAGAAAAGAAGATTGGCAAACTAGACGCTGAGCTTCTGAAGTACAAGGATCAGCTGAAAAAGATGAGAGATGGGCCCTCCAAG aaCATGGTGAAACAGAAGGCAATGAGAGTCCTAAAGCAAAAAAGAAT GTATGAAGGTCAAAGGGAGCAACTGGCACAGCAGTCTTTTAACATGGAGCAGGCGAACTACACAATTCAGACGCTAAAGGACACCAAAACAACT GTGGAGGCCATGAAGATTGGTGCAAAGGAAATGAAGAAGGCTTATAAGGACGTTAAACTTGATCAGATTGAC GATTTACAGGATCAACTTGAGGACATGATGGAGGAGGCCAACGAGGTACAAGAGGCCCTTAGCCGCAGCTATGGAACTCCAGAGATAGATGAGGATGAGCTTGAAGCAG AGCTGGATGCATTAGGCGACGAGCTGCTGCTGGATGACGACAGCTCCTACCTGGATGAAGCCTCAGCTGCTCCATCTATTCCAGAGGGAATCCCAAGcgacagcaaaacaaacaag gACGGTGTTTTGGTGGATGAGTTTGGCCTCCCACAGATCCCCGCCACATAA